The proteins below are encoded in one region of Terriglobia bacterium:
- a CDS encoding ABC transporter substrate-binding protein gives MAKLFRRSAAVAFFFLLAACSKPATPPGSEVTEVRIPRGAGGVGFLPLLVMERNHLVEEQARSAGIPNMHVKWIDLGGPSAMNDALLSGSVDFIAAGPPAFLILWDRTRDSAKVLGAAAMSSLPMYLNARSDHLQKLEDFTDRDKIAVTAVKVSIPSIVMQMYARQKFGAGDVSHFDRFTITMSHPDGVVALLAGSGTVDAHFTSPPFHQRERKDPHIHTVMTSDDVMGGSTTFTMLSTTSAFRDHNPKMYAAVLKALQQAISLIVSDKGSAADILLQATGEIGFSRQEILDVLNDPSVKFTTAPENIMKYATFMHDIGSINTRPGSWKDLFFPEIQSNPGS, from the coding sequence GTGGCTAAGCTCTTTCGCCGCTCCGCGGCTGTAGCTTTCTTCTTTCTGCTCGCGGCGTGCAGCAAGCCTGCAACTCCTCCTGGAAGCGAAGTCACAGAAGTTCGCATCCCACGCGGGGCCGGCGGGGTCGGGTTTCTTCCGCTTCTTGTCATGGAACGGAATCACCTCGTTGAAGAACAGGCTCGGAGCGCCGGCATACCAAACATGCATGTGAAATGGATCGACCTCGGCGGTCCATCCGCCATGAACGACGCCCTGCTTTCCGGCTCCGTGGACTTCATTGCCGCGGGCCCTCCCGCCTTTCTTATCCTCTGGGACAGAACGCGCGATTCGGCAAAGGTCCTGGGCGCGGCGGCGATGTCATCGCTGCCGATGTATCTCAATGCCAGATCCGACCACTTACAGAAACTGGAAGACTTCACAGATCGGGACAAAATTGCAGTGACCGCCGTAAAGGTGTCGATTCCGTCCATCGTCATGCAGATGTACGCGCGGCAGAAATTCGGCGCCGGCGACGTGTCGCACTTCGACAGGTTTACCATTACGATGTCGCATCCGGACGGCGTCGTCGCGCTGCTGGCTGGGTCGGGCACCGTCGACGCGCACTTCACTTCGCCGCCGTTCCATCAACGCGAGAGGAAAGACCCGCACATTCACACCGTCATGACATCGGATGATGTCATGGGCGGCTCCACAACCTTTACGATGCTTTCCACCACGTCGGCTTTTCGAGATCACAATCCGAAAATGTATGCAGCCGTCTTGAAGGCGTTGCAACAGGCCATCAGCCTCATCGTCAGCGACAAAGGAAGCGCGGCGGACATCCTCCTTCAAGCGACGGGCGAAATCGGGTTCTCCCGGCAGGAAATCCTCGACGTCCTTAACGACCCGAGCGTGAAATTCACGACCGCTCCCGAAAACATCATGAAGTACGCCACCTTCATGCATGACATTGGTTCGATCAACACGCGTCCCGGCTCCTGGAAGGATTTATTCTTCCCGGAGATTCAGAGCAACCCGGGAAGCTGA